One Synechococcales cyanobacterium T60_A2020_003 genomic window, TACTGCCCACCTGAAAAATAGGCTGTCCACGCACCACCACATCCGCAAAGAAAGTATCTGGGGTGGGGGGAGCCGTGGGTAGAGTCGTGGAACTCGGTGGAGTCAGCACCTCTACGCTGGTATCGGGTGCATCAGGACTCTCTTGCGTGTACAAGGCTGGAGCTAAACCCACGACGCTTAAGCATCCAAACCCAACCAGGAGAGAGTACCACCGCTGTCGCCTAGAATCGAGTAAGGGGTGTCATCGTGGGGGGTGTCCATGGGTTCCTGCCATTGCCTACGATTCACGAACCATCCCCAAAATACACCACCTTGCTTTCCCAATTCTTTACTTTTTTTCAGTATGCTGAAAGCTGAGCCATGCTTCAAGCGTTATGAAACTCCTGTTAGTCGAAGATGATGAGCGAATCTCTCTGTCTTTGTTAGAAGCATTGACGGATCAACACTATATTGTGGATGTAGCTGTAGATGGACAGGAAGGTTGGGACTTCTTTGAAGCGAGTTCCTACAGCCTCATCATTCTCGATATTATGTTGCCTAAAGTAAACGGTATTACTCTATGCCAGCGCATCCGCCGTTCTGGAAGTTCTGTGCCTGTCTTGATGTTAACGGCAAAAGATACCAGTGCGGACAAAGTCATGGGGCTAGATGTGGGAGCCGATGACTACGTGGTTAAACCGTTTGATTTGAAAGAGTTTTTGGCTCGTATTCGCGCATTGTTGCGTCGTGGTGCGGATTCCTTGCCTCCTGTTCTAGAATGGGAAAACCTCCAGCTTGATCCGGCAACGTGCACGGTGATCTACGGTGGAAAACCTCTGAATTTGACCCCCAAGGAATACAGTCTTTTAGAATTGCTGCTACGGAATAACGGACGCGTGCTGAACCCAAATTTTATTTTGGATCAACTGTGGTCATTTGACGATCTACCGGGCAAAGAGACCGTTAAAGTCCATATTCGCGGACTGCGGCAAAAATTGAAAGCAGCGGGAGCCAGCAATGACTTTATTGAAACGGTTTATGGCCTGGGGTATCGACTCAATCCATCGCTTTAAGCCCCCTAAACCGTCTCCCACAATGACGAACGGATCGGAGCTGAATACGTCGCAATCCATCCGCCCAAAGACATCGCTCTCGCCCCAATTGCGTGCCCTATCGGTTCGGCTATTGCTTTCGTATCTAGGCGCAATGGGTGCGGTGGTTAGCCTCTCTACGATTGCAACGTACCATATCGTTGCCCATACGCTCTATCAGCGGGTCGATCAGCAATTAGCGATCCTGGCCGAGGCCGCAGCCCATACCCTGCCTGAGGTGTTAGCAGATCAGGATGAAGAGACGCGATCGCCCCTGCTCTCAATGGATGATGATGATGATTTGGATATTCCCTGGCAAAACATTCGGC contains:
- a CDS encoding response regulator transcription factor: MKLLLVEDDERISLSLLEALTDQHYIVDVAVDGQEGWDFFEASSYSLIILDIMLPKVNGITLCQRIRRSGSSVPVLMLTAKDTSADKVMGLDVGADDYVVKPFDLKEFLARIRALLRRGADSLPPVLEWENLQLDPATCTVIYGGKPLNLTPKEYSLLELLLRNNGRVLNPNFILDQLWSFDDLPGKETVKVHIRGLRQKLKAAGASNDFIETVYGLGYRLNPSL